From the Trueperaceae bacterium genome, one window contains:
- a CDS encoding methylhydantoinase, with the protein MGIDPISLEVMWQRLVAIADEIDTATIRTSFSTIVGESHDFGCAILDANGAGLAQAQWSPPQFCTMLPRTASLLFERFPIDTLSEGDVLCTNDPWIGSTHLPDYNLISPVFHKGKVAAFLGTVAHVSDVGGHLGDLEASDMFMEGTRVMPNLFYRRGEVDPIIEEFIAANCRVPEMVLGDLHAIVGTHRIGARRLQEFMDDYGLDNITPLSDAILGRSENALREAIAELPDGVANYELTADGYLEPFTLKLSIEISGSEILMDFTGSSPQQNHSAINAAFNISYSTAVYPIKCILAPRIPNNDGLVRPIQITAPEGSIVNCTFPAPVKARAKVIKHIPPLIFGALTPLLPGKTIAAGGGIFPFHFVGEDEKFPKFAVHMLPHGGLGATKEADGLLPAAYPHNSTVTPTEIIERQCPAVMICKKIIPDSGGPGRRRGGPGQEITLRCTAKKPVLLTIRPDLMKFPAPGLEEGGEGSRGEVLLNGDRLERFVPIPWHPGDLITLRVPGGGGYGDPRQREKERVLEDVALGLVTTEAAREVYGLDIDVDPQTIRLEAIRDHVARQAERGHG; encoded by the coding sequence ATGGGAATAGATCCGATTAGCCTCGAAGTGATGTGGCAGCGGCTTGTTGCGATTGCAGACGAGATCGACACAGCGACAATCCGAACTTCTTTCTCAACAATTGTTGGCGAAAGTCACGATTTTGGTTGCGCGATTCTTGATGCTAATGGCGCGGGACTTGCGCAGGCACAGTGGAGTCCGCCGCAGTTTTGCACTATGCTCCCCCGTACTGCTAGTTTGTTGTTTGAAAGATTCCCGATAGATACACTTAGTGAAGGTGATGTGCTTTGCACTAATGACCCGTGGATCGGTAGCACTCATTTGCCGGATTACAACCTGATCTCGCCGGTATTTCACAAAGGCAAGGTGGCAGCGTTCTTAGGCACAGTGGCTCACGTATCTGACGTGGGTGGTCATCTAGGTGACCTTGAGGCCTCCGACATGTTTATGGAGGGTACACGGGTGATGCCTAACCTGTTCTATCGACGGGGAGAAGTAGACCCGATAATTGAGGAATTCATTGCAGCGAACTGCCGTGTACCCGAGATGGTTCTGGGTGACCTACACGCCATTGTAGGTACTCATCGGATTGGTGCTAGGCGTTTACAGGAGTTCATGGACGACTATGGATTGGATAACATTACGCCCCTTTCAGACGCTATTCTTGGACGCTCTGAAAATGCATTAAGAGAGGCTATTGCGGAACTTCCTGATGGGGTGGCAAATTACGAGTTGACTGCCGACGGTTATTTGGAACCGTTCACCCTTAAACTTTCCATCGAAATTAGTGGTTCCGAAATCTTAATGGATTTCACAGGGAGCTCGCCCCAGCAGAATCACTCTGCAATCAACGCTGCTTTTAACATCAGCTACTCTACAGCGGTCTATCCGATCAAATGCATTCTCGCCCCAAGGATTCCAAATAATGATGGTCTGGTTCGCCCAATTCAGATCACTGCTCCTGAAGGCTCCATTGTCAACTGTACTTTTCCAGCACCTGTCAAAGCCCGAGCTAAAGTAATCAAACATATACCTCCGCTAATCTTCGGGGCATTAACCCCGTTATTACCTGGAAAGACTATTGCTGCTGGCGGGGGAATTTTTCCGTTCCACTTTGTGGGAGAAGACGAGAAATTTCCGAAGTTTGCTGTTCACATGTTGCCCCACGGTGGTCTTGGTGCAACTAAGGAGGCAGATGGTTTGCTGCCCGCAGCTTACCCACACAATAGTACAGTTACACCTACTGAGATTATTGAGAGACAGTGTCCAGCGGTAATGATTTGCAAGAAAATCATTCCAGATTCAGGAGGACCCGGGCGGAGGCGAGGAGGCCCAGGTCAAGAAATAACACTACGGTGTACAGCTAAAAAGCCTGTGCTGCTTACCATTCGACCGGACCTGATGAAATTTCCGGCACCAGGTCTTGAAGAGGGCGGTGAAGGTTCCCGAGGCGAAGTCCTGCTAAATGGCGACAGGCTCGAACGCTTCGTTCCAATCCCGTGGCACCCTGGGGATCTAATTACACTGCGTGTCCCGGGTGGTGGTGGGTACGGCGACCCCCGGCAGCGAGAAAAAGAACGCGTTCTAGAAGATGTTGCCCTAGGTCTTGTCACAACGGAGGCGGCACGAGAAGTTTACGGTCTTGATATTGACGTTGACCCACAAACAATACGACTCGAGGCAATTCGTGATCATGTAGCCAGACAAGCTGAGAGGGGTCATGGCTGA
- a CDS encoding amidohydrolase, which produces MPEPPAWRYQKITKPMVDIPLGHHVFLGRVLTGIGDEVIDDGFIEIKEDKIEAVGIASELGSRAKDAIDTGGSILPGMFNSHAHLAWDGIHDLARQSMDDSPEISAYKSAGNMLISLRAGITTVRDLGMNTANIFSKQAVEQGIFPGPRLLITGEAIIQTGGHTYWCCREASGADEMRRAVREQVRAGADLIKIMACHDTLELTDEELDAVIDESHRNGLPITAHATRNDAIARVVSAGIDCVEHGGGMTDDTIQLLLQRGVPIVTTFAPLVMQSQAEIARQYGIPEWKIEERQRAVADSGRYESLVKAANAGVTIGFGTDAGSPVVPHSVVAPEMKFMVKLGVVKDNYGALRSATSVAANINGLEQELGTLEAGKVADVVFVEGNPIDNLDALENVTATFVAGKQLF; this is translated from the coding sequence ATGCCCGAACCCCCAGCATGGCGTTACCAAAAAATTACTAAGCCAATGGTTGACATTCCATTGGGGCATCATGTGTTTCTTGGCAGGGTGTTGACTGGTATTGGTGATGAGGTTATTGACGACGGTTTTATTGAGATCAAAGAGGATAAAATTGAAGCAGTTGGAATAGCCTCCGAATTAGGTTCTCGTGCTAAAGATGCTATTGATACCGGAGGCTCGATCCTCCCGGGAATGTTTAATAGTCACGCGCACCTTGCTTGGGATGGTATTCACGACTTAGCTCGCCAGTCGATGGATGATTCGCCGGAAATCAGTGCTTATAAGTCTGCAGGTAACATGCTGATTAGTTTGCGAGCCGGGATTACTACCGTCCGTGACCTTGGTATGAACACAGCAAACATTTTTTCTAAGCAAGCTGTGGAGCAAGGGATTTTCCCAGGTCCACGGTTGCTTATTACAGGTGAGGCAATCATACAGACTGGTGGTCACACCTATTGGTGCTGTCGGGAAGCAAGTGGTGCTGATGAAATGCGTCGAGCTGTACGGGAGCAGGTACGTGCCGGCGCAGACCTGATCAAGATTATGGCTTGTCACGATACGCTTGAGCTCACTGATGAAGAGTTAGACGCGGTAATTGACGAGAGTCACCGCAATGGCCTACCCATAACCGCGCACGCTACCCGGAATGATGCAATAGCACGAGTAGTGAGTGCTGGAATAGATTGTGTAGAGCACGGTGGTGGCATGACCGACGACACCATACAACTGTTGCTACAACGAGGCGTTCCTATCGTCACTACTTTCGCTCCACTAGTTATGCAGAGTCAAGCGGAAATTGCGCGCCAGTACGGAATTCCTGAATGGAAGATTGAAGAACGACAACGGGCCGTAGCTGATTCTGGGCGCTACGAATCACTTGTAAAAGCTGCTAATGCTGGTGTAACAATTGGATTCGGTACGGATGCGGGTAGTCCAGTAGTACCGCACTCTGTAGTTGCACCTGAGATGAAATTCATGGTCAAACTCGGAGTGGTAAAGGACAACTATGGTGCTTTGCGTAGTGCTACAAGCGTAGCAGCCAACATCAATGGGCTTGAGCAAGAACTAGGCACACTTGAAGCTGGTAAGGTTGCGGATGTAGTTTTTGTGGAGGGGAATCCAATTGATAACCTGGATGCCCTAGAAAATGTCACGGCCACATTTGTAGCCGGTAAGCAACTGTTCTAG
- a CDS encoding hydantoinase, protein MGTRIDGIELEILWQRLIAIMDEVDTIIVKTTFSTILRESRDFACILADPSGLSLCQSQLSTANFSAVFPLTAAKLLERYPIDTLKPGDVLATNDPWFGTGHLPDYILLVPIFWRGRVVACMGTVSHMSDVGGHPGEIEGEDVFSEGLRMRPFKLYEQGEENPLAFDVIGANCRAPNLLLGDLRAMAGALRIGSERGREFLQDQEADDFDALAATISDRSEQAMRRAIDSLPDGAYEYGLDIDGYIEPIHLHVTVNIQGSEAIVDYTGTSLESRHGAINSSYHSTRASSVYAFKCALVPEVPNNEALFRPIRIVAPKGSILNAQFPIAVKARAKTTNNVNQVISGALWSVFGNRVQASNGAIWPLVLKGEEKDLGRYIVDMLPHGGRGGLPSMDGMVPVAYPNNSTITPCEVLESQAPILFCRKELRPDSGGAGRYRGGLGQIVVFKHVGKEAGIFSLTPDRITTLPQGLDGGGPGEIGAVYINGRKTFLFPAIDLHPNDIVELHIAGGGGFGPPSERSLQAIQHDISMGYVSLERARHDYQLTRELTPE, encoded by the coding sequence ATGGGTACCCGTATAGATGGAATTGAACTTGAGATCCTTTGGCAGCGGCTAATTGCCATTATGGATGAAGTCGACACTATTATTGTTAAGACCACCTTCTCAACTATCCTGCGAGAGAGTCGAGATTTTGCCTGCATACTAGCTGACCCTAGCGGCCTTTCTCTTTGTCAGTCCCAGCTTAGTACAGCTAACTTCTCTGCTGTTTTTCCTCTCACGGCCGCAAAATTGTTGGAGCGTTATCCTATCGATACTCTGAAGCCAGGGGATGTTCTTGCCACCAATGACCCTTGGTTCGGTACTGGCCATCTGCCTGACTACATATTGCTGGTTCCCATTTTCTGGCGCGGTCGAGTAGTTGCTTGTATGGGAACGGTTTCACACATGTCTGATGTGGGCGGGCACCCGGGCGAGATCGAGGGTGAGGATGTATTTAGTGAGGGATTGAGAATGCGTCCTTTTAAGCTTTACGAACAAGGGGAAGAAAACCCACTGGCTTTTGATGTAATTGGTGCCAACTGTCGTGCGCCAAATCTCCTGCTCGGAGATCTTCGGGCTATGGCTGGCGCGCTTCGTATAGGCTCGGAGCGGGGACGAGAATTTCTCCAGGATCAGGAGGCCGATGACTTTGACGCGCTAGCCGCTACAATCAGTGACCGTTCCGAACAAGCTATGCGTAGAGCTATTGATTCTCTTCCTGATGGCGCATATGAGTACGGTCTTGACATTGACGGTTATATAGAGCCTATCCATCTCCACGTGACAGTGAACATTCAGGGTTCGGAAGCAATCGTTGACTACACAGGCACTTCATTAGAATCTCGCCATGGGGCAATAAATTCTTCTTACCACAGCACTCGCGCCTCGAGCGTCTATGCGTTTAAATGTGCCTTGGTACCTGAGGTCCCAAACAACGAAGCACTTTTTCGTCCTATTCGCATTGTGGCCCCCAAGGGCTCAATTCTCAACGCCCAGTTTCCCATTGCCGTTAAGGCCCGGGCAAAGACTACGAATAATGTCAACCAGGTGATTTCCGGAGCTCTTTGGTCGGTCTTCGGTAATCGTGTTCAAGCTAGTAATGGTGCTATTTGGCCTTTGGTGCTGAAGGGGGAAGAAAAAGACTTAGGCCGCTACATTGTTGATATGCTCCCTCACGGCGGTCGCGGAGGACTCCCTTCCATGGATGGCATGGTTCCCGTTGCTTATCCGAACAACAGCACTATTACTCCTTGCGAGGTGCTTGAGTCGCAGGCGCCGATTCTTTTTTGTCGTAAGGAACTACGTCCTGATAGTGGCGGAGCAGGTCGCTATCGCGGTGGCCTGGGTCAAATTGTAGTTTTTAAGCATGTTGGGAAAGAAGCAGGAATTTTTAGTCTGACTCCAGACCGCATAACCACCTTGCCACAGGGCTTGGATGGTGGTGGCCCTGGGGAGATTGGGGCAGTTTATATAAATGGCAGAAAGACTTTCCTTTTTCCCGCAATAGACCTTCATCCCAACGACATTGTGGAGTTACATATTGCAGGTGGTGGGGGGTTTGGCCCACCTTCAGAACGTTCCCTGCAGGCTATCCAGCACGATATTAGTATGGGTTACGTTAGTCTCGAGCGAGCACGACATGATTACCAACTCACCAGGGAGCTGACGCCAGAGTAA
- a CDS encoding dihydroorotase, whose protein sequence is MADLAIVNGKLAPTAPNADPEAGTLLINGGRIEAVLPPEEYVAADQIFDAEGLLVLPGAIDIHFHCRAPSFPERGDFGSESKAAAAGGVTTIFEMPISKPCASTTEVWLARRDLAASHAHVNIGLYGAPGRLDRKEIEGMAAAGAIAFKLFTTEAVKGREDEFTGLSVTNIDEIYQALELVRDTGLRCAFHAEDQRLIDMFTARARGLEGPDHFRHLRSRPSVVETTAAAQLIAVAETIDTPIHLPHVSSKSTVDVIRHAKARGAKISAETCPHYLHFTEDILEKIGPYGKINPPIRHEEDREALWEAVREGVIDVIATDHAPFTPAEKEAAWGDILSAPPGHPGVEQLVPLMMDEALSGRLDLFHVVELISTRPAELFGLYPNKGVLRAGADADLTIYDPQSRKIINRQDGFSRGADCNRLYDGMEIQGEVAATIVGGKTVYHGGEIKGSPGDGAIVQPCN, encoded by the coding sequence ATGGCTGACCTCGCGATTGTCAACGGTAAGTTAGCCCCTACCGCTCCTAATGCCGATCCAGAAGCTGGTACGCTGCTAATCAACGGTGGTCGCATAGAAGCTGTGCTGCCTCCCGAAGAGTACGTGGCTGCCGATCAAATTTTTGACGCCGAAGGACTCCTGGTTCTTCCTGGTGCTATAGATATTCACTTTCACTGCCGCGCTCCAAGCTTTCCAGAGCGGGGAGACTTTGGTTCCGAATCTAAAGCAGCAGCTGCAGGTGGCGTGACAACAATATTCGAGATGCCAATATCTAAACCTTGTGCCTCGACGACAGAGGTATGGTTAGCTCGACGCGACTTAGCTGCAAGCCACGCACACGTCAATATAGGACTTTACGGAGCGCCTGGTAGATTGGATCGGAAAGAAATAGAGGGCATGGCAGCAGCAGGAGCCATCGCCTTCAAACTATTTACCACCGAAGCCGTCAAAGGCCGTGAAGACGAGTTTACAGGCCTTAGCGTTACAAACATTGATGAGATCTATCAGGCGCTCGAGTTGGTCCGTGATACCGGCCTACGCTGTGCTTTCCACGCGGAGGATCAGCGATTAATCGATATGTTTACTGCTCGGGCTAGAGGCCTTGAAGGACCAGACCATTTTCGCCACCTTCGTTCCCGGCCAAGTGTTGTAGAAACCACAGCTGCAGCACAGCTGATTGCGGTGGCAGAAACAATAGACACGCCTATTCACTTACCACACGTTAGCTCCAAATCAACCGTTGACGTTATCCGACATGCAAAAGCCCGAGGCGCTAAAATTTCTGCTGAGACGTGCCCACACTATCTCCACTTCACCGAAGACATCTTGGAGAAAATTGGTCCTTATGGGAAGATTAATCCACCAATACGGCACGAAGAGGATCGCGAAGCCCTTTGGGAGGCTGTTCGTGAAGGGGTCATCGACGTAATAGCGACTGATCATGCGCCATTCACCCCAGCTGAGAAGGAGGCCGCTTGGGGAGATATTCTTTCAGCACCCCCAGGTCATCCAGGTGTAGAGCAGTTAGTACCCCTCATGATGGATGAGGCTTTAAGTGGTCGCCTTGACTTGTTCCATGTGGTGGAACTAATAAGTACTCGACCAGCAGAACTTTTTGGTCTTTACCCCAACAAGGGTGTATTGCGGGCTGGCGCTGATGCCGATCTGACAATATATGATCCTCAGTCTAGAAAAATCATTAATCGACAAGATGGTTTTAGTCGGGGGGCTGATTGCAACCGACTATATGATGGTATGGAGATTCAAGGTGAGGTGGCTGCCACGATAGTTGGTGGCAAGACTGTTTATCATGGCGGTGAGATTAAGGGTAGTCCTGGGGATGGCGCAATAGTCCAACCCTGCAACTAA
- a CDS encoding hydantoinase, whose protein sequence is MGVEMSGETYDPIALEIQWQRLIAIMDEVDNATVRTSFSTIVGESRDFACILVNQDGVSLCQSSFSPPNFCVILPRTSKILLDAFPAETLKDGDVLCTNDAWIGAGHLPDYIVITPVFHRGKMVAFMGTVAHLADVGGHGGDIEAPDVFTEGIRIPPSKLYEAGQENELLFEIIGNNCRVPDLVLGDLRAIVGTHMVGARRLREFLDDYDMPDLVTLSDEVLSRSESLIRSKIEELPDGKHEFGLDIDGYIDIVHLHATVEIRGSDIYVDYTGTSPQNPRAAINCVYNTTYASTMYPFKCSLVPGIPNNEGLFRPIHVTAPEGSILNTTFPHPVRARAKTTNNINQVIFGAVWPVLGEYAQAGSGSIWPFSVSGQAXXYGTFSVHILPHGGRGSMQNLDGLIPIAFPHNSSVTPIEIMEMQAPLLILEKELLPDSAGPGRRRGGIGQRMTFRNTANVTYSARVRPDKIFCAPPGLNGGSIGTTGEVRFNGELIERFPILPFAPGDEIEMRMPGGAGFGDVRLREKELVLRDIELGYVTREGAAKDYGLIIDVPES, encoded by the coding sequence ATGGGAGTTGAAATGAGCGGAGAGACTTACGATCCCATAGCTCTGGAAATTCAATGGCAGAGATTAATTGCCATTATGGACGAGGTTGATAATGCCACGGTCAGAACTTCATTCTCAACGATAGTAGGTGAAAGTCGCGACTTTGCTTGCATTCTTGTCAACCAAGATGGGGTGTCACTATGCCAATCGAGCTTCAGTCCACCAAACTTCTGTGTCATCTTGCCGCGTACCAGTAAGATTCTCCTAGATGCATTCCCTGCTGAGACGCTGAAGGATGGGGATGTTCTTTGTACCAACGACGCCTGGATAGGGGCTGGTCACTTGCCCGATTACATAGTAATCACTCCAGTCTTTCACCGAGGCAAAATGGTTGCATTCATGGGTACCGTGGCTCATCTTGCTGATGTAGGTGGCCATGGAGGTGACATTGAAGCTCCCGATGTATTTACAGAGGGAATAAGAATCCCACCTTCGAAATTATATGAAGCTGGCCAAGAGAACGAATTACTATTTGAGATCATCGGCAATAATTGCCGGGTTCCCGACCTTGTGCTTGGTGACCTCCGGGCTATTGTCGGTACCCACATGGTTGGTGCCCGTAGACTCAGAGAATTTTTAGATGACTACGACATGCCAGATTTGGTTACGCTTTCCGACGAAGTATTAAGTCGTTCCGAGAGCTTGATCCGGAGCAAAATTGAGGAATTGCCGGACGGGAAGCACGAATTTGGACTAGATATTGACGGGTACATAGACATCGTTCACCTGCACGCAACTGTTGAGATTCGTGGCTCTGATATTTATGTGGATTACACTGGTACATCCCCACAGAATCCGCGAGCGGCCATCAATTGCGTCTACAACACTACCTACGCCTCCACCATGTATCCATTCAAATGCTCCCTTGTGCCAGGAATCCCTAATAATGAGGGGCTTTTCAGACCGATTCACGTCACGGCACCGGAGGGAAGTATCCTAAATACGACCTTCCCACACCCTGTACGTGCTCGCGCCAAAACCACTAACAACATCAACCAGGTAATCTTTGGTGCGGTATGGCCCGTGCTAGGAGAATACGCGCAAGCTGGTAGTGGTTCAATATGGCCTTTTAGTGTAAGTGGTCAAGCTGANGANTATGGCACCTTTAGTGTCCATATTCTNCCTCATGGTGGGCGAGGTTCCATGCAGAACTTGGACGGGCTAATCCCGATTGCGTTTCCACATAATAGCTCTGTAACACCAATAGAAATCATGGAGATGCAAGCACCACTACTAATACTGGAGAAGGAACTCCTACCTGACTCAGCAGGTCCCGGTAGGCGCCGTGGTGGAATTGGCCAAAGGATGACCTTCCGGAACACAGCTAATGTGACGTACAGTGCCAGAGTTAGGCCTGACAAGATTTTCTGCGCACCTCCGGGCCTTAACGGTGGTTCGATCGGAACTACCGGAGAGGTGCGATTCAACGGGGAGTTGATTGAGCGGTTCCCCATTCTTCCGTTCGCACCAGGGGATGAAATAGAAATGCGAATGCCAGGAGGAGCCGGATTCGGTGATGTTCGGTTGCGGGAGAAAGAATTAGTACTAAGGGATATTGAGCTTGGTTATGTTACTAGAGAAGGGGCAGCTAAAGACTACGGCCTGATAATAGACGTGCCGGAGTCTTGA
- a CDS encoding glycosyl hydrolase has product MYEQTLLFKYGQEGYRAFTTPVLVTTNNGAILAICEGRNSDPTVMGGDSGDIDIVYKKSNDNGCTWSPLRVMVRTGPDTDGNPCPIVDKDTGTIWLLFCKNFADGPEDLIIEGKAPRTVWITSSNDDGETWAEPTEITKQVKRPSWTWYATGPCHGIQLQNGRLIAPCDHVEGTASGYHDVESSIAVLSKLGRSHVVYSDDHGVSWNIGAIAQAGTNESVAVETSDGSLYLNCRNYVGERRRAYGRSVDGGVTFVETGYHPDLPDPICQGSALRLTNEATHGKNRMVFSNAASSTRRERMTVRISYDEGQTWNAGKLLHNDHSGYSDLCITRDRIICCLFDRGEGRNYEGLALTRFDLEWLTDDEDTLN; this is encoded by the coding sequence ATGTACGAGCAAACCCTGCTCTTCAAATACGGTCAGGAAGGTTACCGCGCATTCACCACCCCTGTCTTGGTCACTACGAATAATGGCGCTATCCTAGCGATTTGTGAAGGACGAAACAGCGATCCGACTGTAATGGGTGGTGATTCTGGGGATATCGACATTGTTTACAAGAAAAGTAACGATAATGGTTGCACCTGGAGCCCTTTACGAGTAATGGTACGTACAGGACCTGACACGGACGGTAACCCCTGTCCCATAGTAGATAAAGATACCGGTACAATCTGGTTACTTTTTTGCAAAAACTTCGCAGACGGTCCAGAAGACCTAATTATTGAGGGTAAAGCACCACGTACAGTCTGGATAACCTCAAGTAATGACGATGGCGAAACCTGGGCTGAACCCACAGAAATCACCAAGCAAGTTAAACGCCCATCTTGGACGTGGTACGCCACAGGACCTTGTCATGGCATTCAACTTCAGAACGGAAGGCTCATAGCGCCTTGCGACCATGTTGAAGGCACTGCCTCCGGGTATCACGACGTAGAATCATCAATTGCGGTCTTATCAAAGTTAGGTCGCTCGCACGTAGTTTATAGCGATGACCATGGTGTGAGTTGGAACATTGGTGCTATCGCCCAGGCTGGTACCAATGAATCAGTAGCTGTTGAGACTTCAGATGGCAGCCTTTACCTCAACTGCCGCAACTATGTTGGTGAACGACGCCGAGCTTATGGTCGAAGTGTTGACGGCGGCGTTACTTTCGTAGAAACTGGCTACCATCCTGATCTTCCCGACCCGATTTGTCAGGGAAGCGCACTCCGCCTGACTAACGAAGCAACTCACGGTAAGAACCGAATGGTTTTTTCCAATGCAGCTAGCTCTACTAGACGGGAACGCATGACCGTACGGATCAGCTACGACGAGGGGCAAACTTGGAACGCCGGGAAATTACTACACAATGATCATTCAGGTTACTCCGACCTCTGTATTACACGCGACCGAATTATCTGCTGCTTGTTCGACCGTGGCGAGGGTAGAAACTATGAAGGTTTAGCTCTCACCCGATTCGACCTTGAGTGGCTCACTGACGACGAAGACACACTCAACTAG
- the pdxH gene encoding pyridoxamine 5'-phosphate oxidase — MKLEHLRKEYLSTSLNRDDLREDPYDQFQHWFQQARAADLIEPNAMSLATVDRDGSPSIRTVLLKTVDHEGFVFFTNKQSQKALDIASNPCVALLFPWLALERQVKVIGKSEAVPKEQARSYFARRPRGSQLGAWVSHQSSVVSSRTELEGRLQELIDQFADREIPLPDFWGGYRVKPYSFEFWQGRSNRLHDRFRYTLSDGTWLIDRLAP, encoded by the coding sequence ATGAAGCTCGAACATCTACGCAAGGAATACCTCAGTACCAGCCTAAATCGGGATGATCTGAGAGAGGATCCATATGATCAGTTTCAACACTGGTTTCAGCAAGCGCGGGCGGCAGACCTGATAGAACCGAATGCCATGAGCCTAGCTACTGTGGATCGTGATGGATCACCCTCAATTCGGACGGTCCTGTTAAAGACTGTGGATCATGAAGGTTTTGTCTTCTTTACCAATAAGCAGAGTCAAAAGGCGCTGGATATTGCGAGTAACCCGTGTGTCGCACTATTGTTTCCATGGTTAGCTCTTGAGCGCCAGGTTAAAGTCATCGGAAAATCCGAGGCCGTGCCGAAGGAGCAGGCGAGAAGCTATTTTGCACGGCGCCCTCGTGGTAGCCAACTAGGGGCGTGGGTTTCCCACCAGAGCTCCGTAGTCTCTTCGCGCACTGAGCTTGAAGGGAGACTTCAGGAGTTGATAGATCAATTCGCAGACCGCGAGATTCCCTTGCCGGATTTCTGGGGCGGCTATCGTGTTAAGCCCTATTCTTTCGAATTTTGGCAAGGCCGAAGCAACCGTCTGCACGACCGGTTCCGGTACACCCTGTCAGATGGCACATGGTTAATTGATCGTCTTGCCCCTTGA